A genomic region of Dunckerocampus dactyliophorus isolate RoL2022-P2 chromosome 8, RoL_Ddac_1.1, whole genome shotgun sequence contains the following coding sequences:
- the LOC129186368 gene encoding tensin-2-like isoform X3: MGCIHSLTTRRIKNHETDTGGIALVTDTEVLPEILQLAEQSKAASHAFTERSFKRRRMCDVCQQTIDTSAAFCRDCKVAVHKTCEAKVSPTCASTPNQHNSIKSASLRKRGSMPRSQSEEQGMEHVMERHYDFDLTYITERIISVFFMPELEEQRYRRDLQEMVSMLKSKHQDKFLLLNLSEKRHDITRLNPKVQDFGWPDLHAPPLDGICTVCKAMETWMSADPNNVVVLHCKGNKGKTGVIVAAYMHYSKISAGVDQALTTLAMRKFCEDKVSFSLQPSQNRYIYYFGGLLSGSIKMNSSPLFLHQILIPSLPNFQTGGGYFPFVKIYQSLQLIYTSCVYNPQSSRSRKLCVTMEPALLLKGDIMVKCYHRRSQAAEREVVFRIQFHTCTIHGAQLWFGKKELDVACSDDRFPRDAAVEFIFSSGPEKIKEHQKTDASVKVNYNTSDPVVRWDSYENFNLHHEDSIENISHTRGPLDGSLYAQVRKRRGPDQTSSSDGCLTSSPTVKSQPLTRTSSCAPCDHKENHSTSTAHPERENTECPIARGGENETRQKLRGKEKDGETEILEDGDPSSLGGLRREHSCCGRAGAKCGGGMGQQWEREPSLSNGHCSGCCNNMKKHPKSQTLPAVPSKSISPSPHLTHMDLCQRHSVHPLPELPWERTPPSLSWPHRPCFPYSPPEHAHPHSHTLPASNRHYTDEECQVFHYSSHAPTSHVSHQSLPSSPYREMFFGSPTPSPGCPCRECSSRREHQSSSVRAFHPMHPEQAVELQRTREALWESKNPWEMPREADFWQCKSAIPPFHICHSAMLDQGTNPEQLRFVLGPHRSFPSPQSLMDMRDGASSGYHTPLLPRHSCPCSPYQSSPVESHESRGYASGYLSGSASPLPASSPSPGRGRLQETPPLSREQQHPDVKAGTAKPSAAIDICQGSKGKPDRSSTQTLDSDHDYTVISGGSPTHTEDSVNAVITQSEEAKTEIQSSNITQPSSELSQSSPSNGKLDEAKVKGNEEATNQSQSTTIIITPVEDQLNGSDPPGEGPSANSKGVSVNLSASINPSPSNTSQNSPIESLNHNSSPKHSPSATDPPGNRLTPERDSSTDTKPPSPTPDGYHTPTFPIASYYYPMLSVPHVPYTGYTAVTIPAIQPPLPEKKRISPTPGPLNGHTSLLQGSPISSPTHSVTLSPSMGELRKGSTQFSSREDMDIRVNAKFVQDSSKYWYKPSISRDQAIAVLKDKEPGTFLIRDSNSFQGAYGLALKVATPPLNANTTAEVQEQLVRHFLIETGPRGVKIKGCQNESYFGSLSALVYQHSITPISLPCALRIPERGCHVLDLVGELQGTRTVTNTSTAADLLKQGAACSVLYLNSVETESLTGPEAVSKATKCTLALTPRPSATVVHFKVSSQGITLTDSKRRLFFRRHYPISSVTFSSLDPQDQRWTNCDSTSSKMFGFVARRTGSSTANVCHLFAEMDPEQPAVAIVNFINKVMLGPQLRR; the protein is encoded by the exons GTGTCTCCCACCTGTGCCTCGACTCCAAACCAG CACAATTCTATTAAATCTGCTTCACTGAGAAAAAGAGGCTCCATGCCGAG aagtcAAAGCGAGGAGCAAGGGATGGAGCATGTGATGGAGCGCCACTACGACTTTGACCTCACCTACATCACCGAGAGGATCATCTCAGTGTTCTTCATGCCCGAGCTTGAGGAGCAGCGGTACCGCAGGGATCTACAGGAAATGGTGTCCATGCTTAAATCCAAGCACCAAGACAAGTTCCTG CTTTTGAATTTATCAGAAAAGAGACATGACATCACAAGACTCAACCCAAAG GTGCAGGACTTTGGCTGGCCTGATCTTCACGCTCCACCTTTGGATGGGATTTGCACTGTATGTAAAGCAATGGAGACCTGGATGAGCGCTGATCCTAATAACGTGGTGGTTCTCCACTGTAAG GGGAACAAAGGAAAGACAGGGGTCATAGTGGCAGCCTACATGCACTATAGCAAGATATCAGCAGG AGTGGACCAGGCACTCACCACATTAGCAATGAGGAAGTTCTGTGAGGACAAAGTTTCGTTTTCCCTTCAGCCTTCTCAGAACAG GTACATCTACTACTTTGGTGGTCTCCTGTCTGGTTCCATCAAAATGAATAGCAGTCCTCTATTCCTCCACCAGATCCTTATTCCATCGCTGCCAAATTTTCAGACTGGAGGAG GTTACTTTCCGTTTGTGAAGATCTACCAGTCATTACAGCTGATCTACACCTCCTGTGTGTA cAACCCTCAGTCCTCTCGGTCAAGGAAGCTGTGCGTGACAATGGAACCAGCATTATTGTTAAAGGGAGACATTATG GTTAAGTGCTATCATCGACGAAGCCAAGCAGCGGAGAGAGAGGTGGTATTCAGGATCCAGTTCCATACTTGCACCATTCATGGAGCCCAGCTCTGGTTTGGCAAGAAAGAACTAGACGTAGCGTGCTCAG ATGACAGGTTTCCTCGTGATGCTGCAGTGGAATTTATCTTCTCTAGTGGACCGGAAAAAATAAAGG AACACCAGAAGACTGACGCCTCCGTCAAAGTGAACTACAACACCTCAGATCCAGTGGTCAGATGGGATTCTTATGAAAACTTCAACCTCCACCATGAAGACAGCATAGAAA ACATTTCTCATACGAGGGGCCCTCTGGATGGCAGCCTGTACGCTCAGGTGAGGAAGCGACGTGGCCCAGATCAGACGTCCTCATCCGACGGTTGCCTCACCAGCAGCCCGACAGTGAAGTCGCAACCTCTCACCAGAACTTCCAGCTGTGCCCCCTGTGATCATAAAGAGAACCACTCCACCTCCACAGCTCACCCTGAAAGAGAGAATACCGAATGTCCGATTGCGAGAGGCGGGGAAAATGAAACCAGACAGAAATTACGAGGGAAAGAAAAGGATGGCGAGACAGAGATTTTAGAAGACGGAGACCCATCAAGTCTGGGAGGATTAAGGCGAGAACACTCGTGTTGTGGTCGAGCAGGTGCAAAGTGTGGAGGAGGCATGGGACAGCAATGGGAGCGGGAGCCTTCCCTCTCTAATGGTCACTGTTCTGGATGTTGcaacaacatgaaaaaacatccaaagagtCAAACTCTTCCGGCCGTACCATCCAAATCCATATCCCCCTCGCCACATTTGACTCATATGGACCTCTGCCAACGCCATAGTGTCCATCCTTTGCCAGAGTTACCATGGGAACGGACACCCCCATCTCTGTCTTGGCCCCACAGACCGTGCTTTCCTTATTCCCCTCCTGAACATGCACATCCACATAGTCACACCCTGCCAGCCTCGAACAGACACTACACTGATGAAGAATGCCAAGTCTTCCATTATTCCAGCCATGCCCCAACCTCTCATGTCTCCCACCAATCACTACCCTCAAGCCCATACAGAGAGATGTTCTTCGGTTCTCCAACTCCATCCCCTGGTTGTCCCTGCCGGGAATGCTCCAGCAGGCGAGAGCACCAGTCATCCTCGGTCAGGGCGTTCCATCCAATGCATCCGGAACAAGCAGTGGAATTACAACGAACTCGAGAGGCACTGTGGGAAAGTAAAAATCCATGGGAGATGCCAAGGGAGGCTGACTTTTGGCAGTGTAAATCAGCCATCCCGCCATTTCACATCTGCCACTCCGCCATGTTAGATCAGGGTACGAACCCAGAGCAGCTGCGTTTTGTCCTTGGACCTCACCGGAGCTTTCCCAGCCCCCAGTCTCTGATGGACATGCGGGATGGCGCCAGCAGTGGATACCATACGCCTCTGCTTCCACGCCACTCTTGCCCTTGTTCTCCTTATCAGTCATCTCCTGTTGAGAGCCATGAGAGTCGAGGTTATGCTTCTGGTTACCTCTCTGGGTCAGCATCTCCTCTACCTGCTAGTAGCCCGTCGCCTGGGAGAGGAAGACTTCAAGAGACCCCCCCACTATCTAGAGAACAGCAGCATCCTGATGTCAAAG CAGGAACGGCCAAACCCAGTGCAGCGATTGACATATGTCAGGGTTCAAAGGGTAAACCTGACCGGTCGAGCACCCAGACTCTGGACTCTGATCATGACTATACAGTTATAAGTGGCGGCAgccccacacacacagaagacaG TGTAAATGCTGTTATCACTCAAAGTGAAGAGGCAAAGACAGAAATCCAAAGCTCCAACATCACCCAACCTTCAAGTGAGCTCTCTCAGAGTTCACCATCTAATGGAAAGCTTGATGAAGCAAAGGTCAAAGGAAATGAAGAGGCTACTAATCAATCTCAGAGTACCACTATTATCATCACCCCTGTCGAAGACCAACTCAATGGCTCAGATCCTCCCGGTGAAGGCCCATCGGCGAACAGCAAAGGTGTATCAGTTAACCTTTCAGCTAGTATCAATCCGAGCCCTTCCAACACTTCTCAAAATTCTCCCATTGAGTCCCTGAACCATAATTCCTCACCAAAGCACTCCCCATCAGCTACAGATCCGCCAGGAAATAGACTAACACCTGAAAGAGACAGCTCAACTGACACCAAGCCACCATCACCTACCCCCGATGGCTATCACACACCAACATTCCCCATAGCATCCTATTACTATCCTATGCTAAGTGTCCCCCATGTCCCATACACTGGCTACACTGCAGTTACAATCCCAGCCATTCAGCCACCGCTCCCAGAGAAGAAACGAATTTCTCCAACACCAGGACCGCTTAACGGGCACACTTCTCTTCTCCAAGGCTCGCCAATCTCTTCACCCACGCACAGTGTGACTTTGTCTCCCTCTATGGGCGAGCTGAGAAAGGGGTCTACACAGTTTAGTAGTAGAGAGGATATGGACATCAGGGTCAATGCTAAGTTTGTCCAAGATAGCTCCAAGTACTGGTACAAACCAAGCATCTCTAGAGACCAAG CCATTGCAGTGTTGAAGGACAAGGAACCAGGAACTTTCCTCATCAGGGACAGTAACTCCTTCCAAGGTGCATATGGTCTGGCCCTCAAGGTGGCCACTCCTCCTCTTAACGCCAACACCACAG CAGAGGTCCAGGAACAGCTAGTGAGACACTTCCTCATCGAGACTGGGCCACGGGGGGTCAAGATCAAGGGCTGTCAGAATGAGTCCTATTTTG GGAGTTTATCTGCGCTGGTGTACCAACATTCAATCACACCAATCTCTCTGCCCTGTGCTCTTCGCATCCCAGAAAGAG GATGCCATGTTTTAGATCTTGTTGGTGAGCTTCAGGGGACAAGAACTGTAACAAACACAAGCACGGCGGCTGACCTCCTCAAACAGGGAGCAG CATGCAGCGTTCTCTACCTGAACTCCGTGGAGACTGAATCATTAACGGGACCCGAGGCGGTTTCTAAGGCAACCAAATGTACACTGGCTCTGACTCCACGTCCGTCTGCAACTGTGGTCCATTTCAAGGTTTCTTCTCAGGGCATCACCCTAACTGACAGCAAAAGAAG GTTATTTTTCAGGAGGCACTATCCAATCAGCAGCGTGACTTTCAGCAGTCTTGATCCCCAAGACCAGAG ATGGACTAACTGTGATAGCACGTCCAGCAA GATGTTTGGGTTTGTGGCGAGGCGCACCGGCAGCAGTACGGCGAATGTATGTCACCTTTTTGCAGAGATGGACCCGGAACAACCTGCTGTGGCTATTGTCAATTTCATCAACAAGGTTATGTTGGGGCCACAGCTACGCAGATGA
- the LOC129186368 gene encoding tensin-2-like isoform X5: MGCIHSLTTRRIKNHETDTGGIALVTDTEVLPEILQLAEQSKAASHAFTERSFKRRRMCDVCQQTIDTSAAFCRDCKVAVHKTCEAKVSPTCASTPNQHNSIKSASLRKRGSMPRSQSEEQGMEHVMERHYDFDLTYITERIISVFFMPELEEQRYRRDLQEMVSMLKSKHQDKFLLLNLSEKRHDITRLNPKVQDFGWPDLHAPPLDGICTVCKAMETWMSADPNNVVVLHCKGNKGKTGVIVAAYMHYSKISAGVDQALTTLAMRKFCEDKVSFSLQPSQNRYIYYFGGLLSGSIKMNSSPLFLHQILIPSLPNFQTGGGYFPFVKIYQSLQLIYTSCVYNPQSSRSRKLCVTMEPALLLKGDIMVKCYHRRSQAAEREVVFRIQFHTCTIHGAQLWFGKKELDVACSDDRFPRDAAVEFIFSSGPEKIKEHQKTDASVKVNYNTSDPVVRWDSYENFNLHHEDSIENISHTRGPLDGSLYAQVRKRRGPDQTSSSDGCLTSSPTVKSQPLTRTSSCAPCDHKENHSTSTAHPERENTECPIARGGENETRQKLRGKEKDGETEILEDGDPSSLGGLRREHSCCGRAGAKCGGGMGQQWEREPSLSNGHCSGCCNNMKKHPKSQTLPAVPSKSISPSPHLTHMDLCQRHSVHPLPELPWERTPPSLSWPHRPCFPYSPPEHAHPHSHTLPASNRHYTDEECQVFHYSSHAPTSHVSHQSLPSSPYREMFFGSPTPSPGCPCRECSSRREHQSSSVRAFHPMHPEQAVELQRTREALWESKNPWEMPREADFWQCKSAIPPFHICHSAMLDQGTNPEQLRFVLGPHRSFPSPQSLMDMRDGASSGYHTPLLPRHSCPCSPYQSSPVESHESRGYASGYLSGSASPLPASSPSPGRGRLQETPPLSREQQHPDVKAGTAKPSAAIDICQGSKGKPDRSSTQTLDSDHDYTVISGGSPTHTEDSVNAVITQSEEAKTEIQSSNITQPSSELSQSSPSNGKLDEAKVKGNEEATNQSQSTTIIITPVEDQLNGSDPPGEGPSANSKGVSVNLSASINPSPSNTSQNSPIESLNHNSSPKHSPSATDPPGNRLTPERDSSTDTKPPSPTPDGYHTPTFPIASYYYPMLSVPHVPYTGYTAVTIPAIQPPLPEKKRISPTPGPLNGHTSLLQGSPISSPTHSVTLSPSMGELRKGSTQFSSREDMDIRVNAKFVQDSSKYWYKPSISRDQAIAVLKDKEPGTFLIRDSNSFQGAYGLALKVATPPLNANTTGSKAEVQEQLVRHFLIETGPRGVKIKGCQNESYFGSLSALVYQHSITPISLPCALRIPERGCHVLDLVGELQGTRTVTNTSTAADLLKQGAACSVLYLNSVETESLTGPEAVSKATKCTLALTPRPSATVVHFKVSSQGITLTDSKRRLFFRRHYPISSVTFSSLDPQDQRMFGFVARRTGSSTANVCHLFAEMDPEQPAVAIVNFINKVMLGPQLRR; encoded by the exons GTGTCTCCCACCTGTGCCTCGACTCCAAACCAG CACAATTCTATTAAATCTGCTTCACTGAGAAAAAGAGGCTCCATGCCGAG aagtcAAAGCGAGGAGCAAGGGATGGAGCATGTGATGGAGCGCCACTACGACTTTGACCTCACCTACATCACCGAGAGGATCATCTCAGTGTTCTTCATGCCCGAGCTTGAGGAGCAGCGGTACCGCAGGGATCTACAGGAAATGGTGTCCATGCTTAAATCCAAGCACCAAGACAAGTTCCTG CTTTTGAATTTATCAGAAAAGAGACATGACATCACAAGACTCAACCCAAAG GTGCAGGACTTTGGCTGGCCTGATCTTCACGCTCCACCTTTGGATGGGATTTGCACTGTATGTAAAGCAATGGAGACCTGGATGAGCGCTGATCCTAATAACGTGGTGGTTCTCCACTGTAAG GGGAACAAAGGAAAGACAGGGGTCATAGTGGCAGCCTACATGCACTATAGCAAGATATCAGCAGG AGTGGACCAGGCACTCACCACATTAGCAATGAGGAAGTTCTGTGAGGACAAAGTTTCGTTTTCCCTTCAGCCTTCTCAGAACAG GTACATCTACTACTTTGGTGGTCTCCTGTCTGGTTCCATCAAAATGAATAGCAGTCCTCTATTCCTCCACCAGATCCTTATTCCATCGCTGCCAAATTTTCAGACTGGAGGAG GTTACTTTCCGTTTGTGAAGATCTACCAGTCATTACAGCTGATCTACACCTCCTGTGTGTA cAACCCTCAGTCCTCTCGGTCAAGGAAGCTGTGCGTGACAATGGAACCAGCATTATTGTTAAAGGGAGACATTATG GTTAAGTGCTATCATCGACGAAGCCAAGCAGCGGAGAGAGAGGTGGTATTCAGGATCCAGTTCCATACTTGCACCATTCATGGAGCCCAGCTCTGGTTTGGCAAGAAAGAACTAGACGTAGCGTGCTCAG ATGACAGGTTTCCTCGTGATGCTGCAGTGGAATTTATCTTCTCTAGTGGACCGGAAAAAATAAAGG AACACCAGAAGACTGACGCCTCCGTCAAAGTGAACTACAACACCTCAGATCCAGTGGTCAGATGGGATTCTTATGAAAACTTCAACCTCCACCATGAAGACAGCATAGAAA ACATTTCTCATACGAGGGGCCCTCTGGATGGCAGCCTGTACGCTCAGGTGAGGAAGCGACGTGGCCCAGATCAGACGTCCTCATCCGACGGTTGCCTCACCAGCAGCCCGACAGTGAAGTCGCAACCTCTCACCAGAACTTCCAGCTGTGCCCCCTGTGATCATAAAGAGAACCACTCCACCTCCACAGCTCACCCTGAAAGAGAGAATACCGAATGTCCGATTGCGAGAGGCGGGGAAAATGAAACCAGACAGAAATTACGAGGGAAAGAAAAGGATGGCGAGACAGAGATTTTAGAAGACGGAGACCCATCAAGTCTGGGAGGATTAAGGCGAGAACACTCGTGTTGTGGTCGAGCAGGTGCAAAGTGTGGAGGAGGCATGGGACAGCAATGGGAGCGGGAGCCTTCCCTCTCTAATGGTCACTGTTCTGGATGTTGcaacaacatgaaaaaacatccaaagagtCAAACTCTTCCGGCCGTACCATCCAAATCCATATCCCCCTCGCCACATTTGACTCATATGGACCTCTGCCAACGCCATAGTGTCCATCCTTTGCCAGAGTTACCATGGGAACGGACACCCCCATCTCTGTCTTGGCCCCACAGACCGTGCTTTCCTTATTCCCCTCCTGAACATGCACATCCACATAGTCACACCCTGCCAGCCTCGAACAGACACTACACTGATGAAGAATGCCAAGTCTTCCATTATTCCAGCCATGCCCCAACCTCTCATGTCTCCCACCAATCACTACCCTCAAGCCCATACAGAGAGATGTTCTTCGGTTCTCCAACTCCATCCCCTGGTTGTCCCTGCCGGGAATGCTCCAGCAGGCGAGAGCACCAGTCATCCTCGGTCAGGGCGTTCCATCCAATGCATCCGGAACAAGCAGTGGAATTACAACGAACTCGAGAGGCACTGTGGGAAAGTAAAAATCCATGGGAGATGCCAAGGGAGGCTGACTTTTGGCAGTGTAAATCAGCCATCCCGCCATTTCACATCTGCCACTCCGCCATGTTAGATCAGGGTACGAACCCAGAGCAGCTGCGTTTTGTCCTTGGACCTCACCGGAGCTTTCCCAGCCCCCAGTCTCTGATGGACATGCGGGATGGCGCCAGCAGTGGATACCATACGCCTCTGCTTCCACGCCACTCTTGCCCTTGTTCTCCTTATCAGTCATCTCCTGTTGAGAGCCATGAGAGTCGAGGTTATGCTTCTGGTTACCTCTCTGGGTCAGCATCTCCTCTACCTGCTAGTAGCCCGTCGCCTGGGAGAGGAAGACTTCAAGAGACCCCCCCACTATCTAGAGAACAGCAGCATCCTGATGTCAAAG CAGGAACGGCCAAACCCAGTGCAGCGATTGACATATGTCAGGGTTCAAAGGGTAAACCTGACCGGTCGAGCACCCAGACTCTGGACTCTGATCATGACTATACAGTTATAAGTGGCGGCAgccccacacacacagaagacaG TGTAAATGCTGTTATCACTCAAAGTGAAGAGGCAAAGACAGAAATCCAAAGCTCCAACATCACCCAACCTTCAAGTGAGCTCTCTCAGAGTTCACCATCTAATGGAAAGCTTGATGAAGCAAAGGTCAAAGGAAATGAAGAGGCTACTAATCAATCTCAGAGTACCACTATTATCATCACCCCTGTCGAAGACCAACTCAATGGCTCAGATCCTCCCGGTGAAGGCCCATCGGCGAACAGCAAAGGTGTATCAGTTAACCTTTCAGCTAGTATCAATCCGAGCCCTTCCAACACTTCTCAAAATTCTCCCATTGAGTCCCTGAACCATAATTCCTCACCAAAGCACTCCCCATCAGCTACAGATCCGCCAGGAAATAGACTAACACCTGAAAGAGACAGCTCAACTGACACCAAGCCACCATCACCTACCCCCGATGGCTATCACACACCAACATTCCCCATAGCATCCTATTACTATCCTATGCTAAGTGTCCCCCATGTCCCATACACTGGCTACACTGCAGTTACAATCCCAGCCATTCAGCCACCGCTCCCAGAGAAGAAACGAATTTCTCCAACACCAGGACCGCTTAACGGGCACACTTCTCTTCTCCAAGGCTCGCCAATCTCTTCACCCACGCACAGTGTGACTTTGTCTCCCTCTATGGGCGAGCTGAGAAAGGGGTCTACACAGTTTAGTAGTAGAGAGGATATGGACATCAGGGTCAATGCTAAGTTTGTCCAAGATAGCTCCAAGTACTGGTACAAACCAAGCATCTCTAGAGACCAAG CCATTGCAGTGTTGAAGGACAAGGAACCAGGAACTTTCCTCATCAGGGACAGTAACTCCTTCCAAGGTGCATATGGTCTGGCCCTCAAGGTGGCCACTCCTCCTCTTAACGCCAACACCACAGGTAGCAAAG CAGAGGTCCAGGAACAGCTAGTGAGACACTTCCTCATCGAGACTGGGCCACGGGGGGTCAAGATCAAGGGCTGTCAGAATGAGTCCTATTTTG GGAGTTTATCTGCGCTGGTGTACCAACATTCAATCACACCAATCTCTCTGCCCTGTGCTCTTCGCATCCCAGAAAGAG GATGCCATGTTTTAGATCTTGTTGGTGAGCTTCAGGGGACAAGAACTGTAACAAACACAAGCACGGCGGCTGACCTCCTCAAACAGGGAGCAG CATGCAGCGTTCTCTACCTGAACTCCGTGGAGACTGAATCATTAACGGGACCCGAGGCGGTTTCTAAGGCAACCAAATGTACACTGGCTCTGACTCCACGTCCGTCTGCAACTGTGGTCCATTTCAAGGTTTCTTCTCAGGGCATCACCCTAACTGACAGCAAAAGAAG GTTATTTTTCAGGAGGCACTATCCAATCAGCAGCGTGACTTTCAGCAGTCTTGATCCCCAAGACCAGAG GATGTTTGGGTTTGTGGCGAGGCGCACCGGCAGCAGTACGGCGAATGTATGTCACCTTTTTGCAGAGATGGACCCGGAACAACCTGCTGTGGCTATTGTCAATTTCATCAACAAGGTTATGTTGGGGCCACAGCTACGCAGATGA